The nucleotide sequence CAGTTTGCCGGTGGCGGTGTGCGGCAGCTCGTCCAGAAACACCACCTCGTCCGGGGTCCACCACTTGGCGATCTTACCTTCGTAAAAGCCGATCAGCTCTTCGCGCGTGGCGCTGGCACCGGGCTTGAGCACCACCACCATCAGTGGGCGCTCGTCCCACTTGGGGTGCAGCACACCGATGGCGGCCGCCTCGGCCACCGCCGGGTGACCCACCAGAATGTTTTCCAGCTCAATGGAGCTGATCCACTCACCGCCGGACTTGATCACGTCCTTGGTGCGGTCGGTAATCTTCATGTAGCCATCGCGGTCGATGGTGACCACGTCGCCGGTATTGAACCAGCCATCCTCGGTATGCGAATCGTCCTGCTCGCGCTTGAAGTAGCGCGACAGCACCCAGGAACCCTTGACCTGCAGATTGCCAAAGGCCACGCCATCGTTGGGCAGCGGCTTGCCTTCGTCGTCGACAATGCGGATGGCCACACCGTAAATCGGCCGCCCCTGCTTGGTTTGCAGGCCGCGCAGCGTTGGCGTGTCACAGCCGTTGTGCTTGAACTTGGGCGTGCTGGTGGTGCCGCAGGGCGACAGCTCGGTCATGCCCCACAACTGGCGCAGCTCGGCACCATGCTCGGCCAGTTGATCGACCATGCTTTCCGGCGCAGCCGAGCCGCCGACGATGACGCGCTTGAGGCTGTGAATCTTCAGATGGTTCTTCTGACAGTGCTGCAGCAGCATCATCCAGATGGTGGGCACGCCGGCCGCCATGGTGACGCCTTCGCTCTCGATCAGCTCGTACAGATTGACGCCGTCCATCTTGGGGCCGGGCAACACCAGCTTGGCACCGTTCATGGTGCAGCTGTAGGGCAGGCCCCAGCCATTGACATGGAACATCGGCACCACCGGCATGATGGCGCCCTGCGCCGAGATATCCAGGCTGTCCGGC is from Aquitalea aquatilis and encodes:
- a CDS encoding 3-(methylthio)propionyl-CoA ligase translates to MRGQMMEQPLLISALLQHAETYHGDSEIVSRTVEGPIHRYTYREAARRSRQLANALAGLGVQHGDTVGTLAWNGYRHYEIYFATSGSGAICHTVNPRLFAEQISYIINHGEDKVLMFDLSFLPVVEQVAAELTTVQHFVLLTDRAHMPRESTLDNLLCYEDLVNSHSDQYQWPDFDENTASSLCYTSGTTGNPKGVLYSHRSTVLHAFASSLPDSLDISAQGAIMPVVPMFHVNGWGLPYSCTMNGAKLVLPGPKMDGVNLYELIESEGVTMAAGVPTIWMMLLQHCQKNHLKIHSLKRVIVGGSAAPESMVDQLAEHGAELRQLWGMTELSPCGTTSTPKFKHNGCDTPTLRGLQTKQGRPIYGVAIRIVDDEGKPLPNDGVAFGNLQVKGSWVLSRYFKREQDDSHTEDGWFNTGDVVTIDRDGYMKITDRTKDVIKSGGEWISSIELENILVGHPAVAEAAAIGVLHPKWDERPLMVVVLKPGASATREELIGFYEGKIAKWWTPDEVVFLDELPHTATGKLQKMKLREMFKDYQWA